The following nucleotide sequence is from Nitrospirota bacterium.
AGGGTGTTTGGGCCCGATCCACGTCACCTGTACCCCTGTAAAGGTAAGACTTGCAGTGGCGCCCTGCTGATTTGAATTAATGAAGGTACCTCCTGAAGGGTTGTACAACGTACTGGTAGCCCATGTGCCCGTCTTGACTACTGCCGAATTGTTATCCTCATATCTTTGAGGAGGATTGGAATAGTACCCTGTTCCGTTTATTACCACATTTGTCAATGTGCCCCTGTCGAAATCAGCTGCATCAGCTGTCTGGGTTATAAAACCGGTACCTCCATTTGCAACAAAGGTTATATATGCAGCCGTGTCCGGGTTCGAAACCGTCAACACGTCAAAGGCATCAATCCCAATGTATGTATTGCTGCTCGCGCTGTTTTTTCTCCCGCTCACAACGATCCTGATAGTATGGGCGTTATTGGTAAGGCCCGACGCCGTAAAAATTGTCTGCTGACCAATGGCAACACTGCGATAAGTGTCTACACTCGCCACAAGTGTATTATCCAGATAGACATCGGCGATGCCAAAGGCAGGGTGTTTGGGCCCGATCCACGTCACCTGTATCCCTGAAAAGGTAAAACTTGCAGTGGCGCCCTGCTGGTTTGAATTGGTAAAGGTACCTCCTGAAGGACTGAAAAGCGTACTGGTCGCCCATGTGCCTGTCTTTATTACTGCCGGGTTGTTATCCTCATATCTTGTCGTTGTATAAGTACCTCCACCACCTTTGATCTCCAGATTGGTCAATATGCCTCTGTCAAAATCGAGCACATCCGATGTCTGCGTTATTGAGCCGGGTTGAGGGGAAATGGAAATTTGTCCGGCTATTGAGGTGTTTACGTAAGGGTCTTTACTGGAAAATTTATTCCAGCCGGATTGATTCCCTGGATGACTGGCAGATACAGAAGGGTCTGCACCGCCTGACCAGTCACTCTGGATCCAGTTGTAATTGGAGGCATAAATTAATCCCGACCAGAGTATAATGGAAACAAACAGGAAAAAGGCAAGCGGCCTCTTTATCTCACATTTCATGTATATACCCATTCATAGATATGTAACGCAAGTTATATGCCAATGCGTAGGCTAAAATTCAACTCATCTTCAACTATTTACCTTTAGCAACATTCAAAGCAGCCAGCCGCTCTTCTGCGGCTTTCGCAATGTTGGCTGTCTCCGGCTTCTTAGATGTTTGTTTTATTACATACTGATATTGCTTGGCAGCCAGGGCCGGTTTTCCCTGAGACTCATAGGCCTTGCCAAGATTAAAATAGGTCTGAAAGTAATCAGGTTTTATCTTTATAGCGACCTCAAAGGCCTGTACCGCCCGCTGATAATTCCCCATCTGAGTGTAGATAATCCCTGCATTATTATAGACCTGAAAGGCCCTGGGATTGAGTTCCGCCACTTTATGATATTCCGCCAGGGCACGCTCCATCCTGCCGAGTTTTTGATAAGTAACTCCAAGTGAATATCTGGCATCCTGGCGGTCCGGGGAGATCTTGAGCGCCTTTTCAAAGTATGCAACTGCCTCTTCCGGTTTTTTCATCCTTAGAGATGCAAGGGCCAAACCATAGTTAGCATCAAAACTCTCCGGATTGGCCTTTGAGGCATTTTTGAACTCTTCGACAGCCGCGTCATAACGCCCCACCCTGAAGTTCTCAAATCCCATCGTCATGTGCTGCGTATAATAAGCAGGATCAGACCTCTCGAAGTATTTATAGGCATAATAGGCGCCCGGGATTCCGGCCGCCAGCACGAGAACAAGGATTACTATGTATTTCCATAGATTCCGCCCCCCTCGAGCCGCTCCTTCGCCAGTCTGCTCCTCCTGTAACAGATTACCCTCCGCTGCATTGCTTCCTGAGATATCTTCTGCATCGTTCCCTTCGCTGCCTGCCATGTTGTCCTCATTCATTGTTTTGCTCTCCTCGTTATTTGCGTTAATTGGAATATAAAGTTTCCAGTCTTTTTAGACGGTTTCGGGCTTCTCTTGCAATATCATCATCTTTTCCTGCCTTCCCCAACACAATCCGGTAATGCTCAACTGCATCACTCGTCATCCCCATCTCCTCCTGCAATATTCCAAGGTTGAGCTGTGCTAACAACATATCGGGATAAAGAGCAATGGCCTTCTGGTAGGCCAGAACCGCATCCTCCCTCATCCCTTTGTTCGAGTATAGAATCCCCAGATTGACATAGGCCAGATAATATTTAGGGTCCAGTCTGGCGGCCTCCCTGAAATGTTTCTCTGCAAGGTCAAGATTATTGATCCTGTAGTAGCACACCCCAAGGTCGTGATGGGTCTGG
It contains:
- a CDS encoding tetratricopeptide repeat protein — encoded protein: MNEDNMAGSEGNDAEDISGSNAAEGNLLQEEQTGEGAARGGRNLWKYIVILVLVLAAGIPGAYYAYKYFERSDPAYYTQHMTMGFENFRVGRYDAAVEEFKNASKANPESFDANYGLALASLRMKKPEEAVAYFEKALKISPDRQDARYSLGVTYQKLGRMERALAEYHKVAELNPRAFQVYNNAGIIYTQMGNYQRAVQAFEVAIKIKPDYFQTYFNLGKAYESQGKPALAAKQYQYVIKQTSKKPETANIAKAAEERLAALNVAKGK